The nucleotide sequence AGTCCGGTGACCCGCACGACCAGCGCGAGCTGCCGCCAGCCGCGCTGGCGCGCCGAGAGACCCGCACACGAGGCGACGCGACGGCACCGTTCGATTGACCACTCACTGCGCTTGCCGGCCCCGACGAGTCCCAGATACGACGCAGCCATGCCCTCTGCCCGGAGAAAGAACGTCTCGCCAAGCTTGGCCCGGAACGTTTGGGCGTCGAGCAGGCGCCTGACCTCGCCTCGCAGCGCGTCGGGAAGCCAGGTCGAGTCGTCGAGCGCGTCGAGTTCAAAGACCGGAAGGACGAGCACGTCGGCGGTGACGGCGTGCGGGGCCTGCACCACCAGGTGCGGTTCCGACGATGAGGTCATAACCGTTGATTATACATGCAGCTCGGCCACAGGACGCCCGCCGAGGGGCGGACGGGCTGGGCCACCCCACCTGCTGCTACAATGAAGGGGCGAGCCGTCACCCGTCCACTGTCGTCGGAGAACCACATGCGAGCTACTGCCATCGTCGTATGTCTGGGCGTGGTCTTCTCTTTCGGCCCCGCCAGGGCGGAAAAGGGCACCCTTGGGGCCGCCACGGCGCAGTCGGACCGTGACCGCAAGCCGTCGCTCGCGGTGCGCACCTCGCCCGCGGTGAGCTTCGCGCCGTCGCGTATCTACGCCACCGGGGAGCTGCGTGGGACCGATGTCGACCAGTTCTACTGTGCTTCGGTGGAGTGGGACTGGGGCGACGGCACGACGTCGGAGAACTCGTACGACTGCGAGCCGTTCGAAGCGGGCAAATCGGAGGTCCGCCGACGCTTCGTGGCCGAACACCTCTACAGTCAGGGAGGCAGGTACCGAGTCCAACTGCGCCTCAAGCGCGCCGGCAAGGTCCTGCTCTCCGCGCAGAGCACCGTGCAGGTTCGACCTGGCGTTCGCGATCAGTACGGCTTCCCGGACGCGCGAACGGAAACGCACGACTGAACGCCGGGCGTCACGACTGCGGCACGGGTGGAGGCACGACGACGACCGGGTGAGGCGTTCTCACGCGTCCCAGCCACGCGAAGATGACTCCGCCGACGCCAAGCGTCCACGCGGTCAGCTCGACGGCCAGGCCGAGCACCCCAAGCGCCACCGCGCCAGGCCACGCCACCCAGCCCGTCCACCAGGCGACGCGCGCGAGCAGGGTCAGGAAGAACACCAGGATGGCTCCGAGGAAATACGCGGCGACCGGGTTGTCGCGTTCGCCTCCTACGCCGCCCAGCAGGCGCCTGCCGAGGCCTTCGAACACGGCCGCCAGACCCACGACACCGTAGAGGCCCGCCGCGAGCACCACGAGCGGCAGGAGGGCCAGCAACGGGATCCCGAGCACCGACACGAGCAACGCCCCAGCGAGCACGAGGAGGGCGGGCACGAAGACGATGTGTGCGCCGACGCCGATGACGAGGGCCTGGACGGGTGCCTCGCCGATGGCGCTCCGGACCGCCCCGACACGCCGATGCGCGACGAGGGTGATGGCGAGCCCGAGGATGGCCACGAGGGCCACGCGCCAGAGCGTCAGCCCGAGGCTCCACGAGGACAGCCGCCCCTCGTCGAGGCGCCAGCCGGTGCCGGGCGCGGCGATCGCGGGCAGTCGGGCCCACGCTGCGGGGACATCGACGGTGACCTCGTTGGCGTGCCCGAACAGCCTCGCGCCCTCGTCCATGGTCACGCGTCCCCCCACGGCCGTCACGTCGCCCTGGACGACGGCGGTGGGACCGAAGTGGACGTCGCCGCCCACGGCCACGACCTCGCCGTCGACACGACCGAGGACCCTCACGGAGCCGAGGATGACGACCACCGCGTCGGAGACGCGCTCGTCGGCACCGATCTCGAGGTCGGACCCGATGCGCACGCGCGCGTGGTGACGCCAGCGCCACTCGCGCCCATCGAGCGCGTCCTGGCGCGCGCGCGCGGCCTCCCGCCACCGGTCGGCCCTCGAGTCGCGCCCGTCACTCCTCGCAGAGAACAGGGCGGTCCGTGCTTCGGGAGTCATCGCCGCCAGCGCCAGCACCGGCTCGGCCTCTCTGCCGAGCGCCTCGGCCAGCTCGGCGGCACCGACCTCGCGTCCGTCGACCGCGAGACTCTGGCGACCGAGCTCGACGCCACGGACGCTGCGCCCCGACTGCCTCGGCACGAGCAGCAGGCCGTCTCTCAGCGGCACGACGCGCCACCGCTCCTCGACCCGCGCACGCAGCCGGTCCGCCGAGCGTGTGGCGTCCGGGTCGGGTTCATGGACGGCCGGCGCCGGAGGCGTGGCCGCGGGCTGGGCCGTGGAGAAGGCCGGCGCGCCGAAGAGCAGCGCGCACGCGAGAATGGACGCACACGCCGGCGCGACGCGCGGGCGCGGCGGCATCGGGCTGATCGACATCGCTGACCTCATTGAGCGAGGACGAGCGCCGGCCCGTCGAAGTTCCACCGGCGGCGGTCGCGCGGCCCGTCCTGTGCGACCCTCGCGAGGTCCTCCCTCGACCGACGCGCGGCGGGCCATGCCGCGCCGCGGTCCCGGAGCCGTCGGCGCGTACGGGAGCGATGCCGGGCACGCGCCGCGCGCGCCGATTGCCCTCGTTCACCCCAGTTCGGGGCGACCGCGGAACTGGTCGAGCGCTTCCGGGTTGGCCAGCGCCTCGAGATTGCGGACCTCGCGTCCGTGAATCACGTCGCGCACGGCGAGTTCCACGATCTTCCCGCTGCGGGTGCGCGGGATGTCCGTCACGGCGACAACCCGCTCGGGCACGTGGCGCGGCGTGGTGTTCTGTCGGATGTGCCGCCTGATGCGATCGACGAGCGCCGCATCGAGCGTGACGCCGTCGCGCAGCCGCACGAAGAGCACCACCCGCTCGTCGCCGGCGATCTGCTGGCCGACGACGAGGCTCTCGACGACCTCGTCGAGCTGCTCGACCTGGCGGTAGATCTCGGCGGTGCCGATTCGCACGCCGCCAGGGTTCAGCACCGCGTCCGACCGGCCGTAGATGATCACGCCGTCGTGATCGGTCAGCTCCGCGTAGTCGCCGTGACACCACACGCCGGGGAAGCGTGAAAAGTACGCGTCGCGGTACTTGCGGCCGTCGGCGTCGTTCCAGAAGCCGAGCGGCATCGAGGGGAACGGCGCCGTGCACACCAGCTCGCCCTTGCGTCCGCGCACGGAGCGCCCGGACTCGTCGAAGACCTCGACCTGCATGCCGAGGCCACGTCGTTGAATCTCGCCCCGAAAGACCGGCCCGGTGGGATCGCCGAGCACGAAGCAGCTCACGATGTCGGTGCCGCCGGAGATCGACGCGAGGTGCACGTCGGCCTTGATCCGACGGTACACGAAGTCGAAACTCTCGGGCGCGAGCGGCGACCCCGTCGACGTGATCGTGCGCAGCGAGTCGAGCCGGTGGCTCTCGCCGGGCGCGAGCCCCGCCTTCTCGACCGAGGCGATGAACTTCGCCGACGTGCCGAACAGCGTCATGCCCTCCTCGTCGGCGAGGTCGAACAGCACACGCCCGTCGGGGTGGAAGGGCGACCCGTCGTAGAGCAGGAGCGCGGCCTCCGACGCGAGCGCCGAGGCCAGCCAGTTCCACATCATCCAGCCGCACGTGGTGAAGTAGAAGACGCGGTCGCCCGGGTGGATGTCGCAGTGGAGCTGATGTTCCTTGAGGTGCTGCAGCAGCGTGCCTCCCGCCCCGTGCACGATGCACTTGGGCACGCCGGTCGTACCCGACGAATAGAGGATGTACAGCGGGTGATCGAAAGGGAACGGCTCGAACTCGATCTGCGCGGGCCGCACGCCCGCCCGGAGCTCGGGCCACGCCGCCGCACCGGGCAGCGGCGGCGCCTCTCCGCGACCGGCCAGCGGAAAGACGACAACCCGTTCGACGGCCGGCAGCCTGGCCACGACCTCGGCGACCTTACCGAGCGTGTCGTGCACTCGGCCGTGATACGTGTAGCCGTCGGTGCACAGCAGCACGCGCGGCGCGATCTGGCCGAAGCGATCGACGACGCCCTGCACGCCGAAGTCGGGCGAGCACGACGACCAGGCCGCACCGACGGCCGCGGTGGCCAGCATGCCCACGATGGCCGCCGGCATGTTGGGCAGGTAGGCGCCGACACGATCGCCCGGCCCGATGCCCCACTCGCGGAACACCTGGACGAGGCGCGAGACCTCGTCGTACAGCTCCGCGCGCGTCCACGCCTCCCGGGCTCCCCCTTCGGGGCGGAACACGAGGGCGAGCCGGTCGTCGGCCTCCCGCAGCAGGTTTTCGGCGAAGTTGAGCCGCGCATCGGGGAAGAACCGGGCGCCCGGCATTCGGTGGGCATCGATGACCGCGACGTCACCCTTCGCCGCGGCGACGACACCACAGAAGTCCCAGATGGCCGACCAGAACGC is from Acidobacteriota bacterium and encodes:
- a CDS encoding acetoacetate--CoA ligase, yielding MTTAPLWRPSPGRVAAARLTAFARHATSCAGRDLATYDDLYRFSLDEPGAFWSAIWDFCGVVAAAKGDVAVIDAHRMPGARFFPDARLNFAENLLREADDRLALVFRPEGGAREAWTRAELYDEVSRLVQVFREWGIGPGDRVGAYLPNMPAAIVGMLATAAVGAAWSSCSPDFGVQGVVDRFGQIAPRVLLCTDGYTYHGRVHDTLGKVAEVVARLPAVERVVVFPLAGRGEAPPLPGAAAWPELRAGVRPAQIEFEPFPFDHPLYILYSSGTTGVPKCIVHGAGGTLLQHLKEHQLHCDIHPGDRVFYFTTCGWMMWNWLASALASEAALLLYDGSPFHPDGRVLFDLADEEGMTLFGTSAKFIASVEKAGLAPGESHRLDSLRTITSTGSPLAPESFDFVYRRIKADVHLASISGGTDIVSCFVLGDPTGPVFRGEIQRRGLGMQVEVFDESGRSVRGRKGELVCTAPFPSMPLGFWNDADGRKYRDAYFSRFPGVWCHGDYAELTDHDGVIIYGRSDAVLNPGGVRIGTAEIYRQVEQLDEVVESLVVGQQIAGDERVVLFVRLRDGVTLDAALVDRIRRHIRQNTTPRHVPERVVAVTDIPRTRSGKIVELAVRDVIHGREVRNLEALANPEALDQFRGRPELG